Part of the Flavobacteriales bacterium genome is shown below.
TTGCGCAACGGAGAAAAGTGGTAGGAAGGAAAGTAGAAAAACGAGAATCCGCATGTGCGGTAAAGTTACTCTTCAATCACTGGCCTGTACTCGGCCTGAATAACTTCTTTGGTATCTGTGCGGTAAATGAACGCAACTACGTTGCAGTGTTTGTCCACCCATTCGGTATCGATCTGCAACGAGTACGATACGTTTTCCACCGTTCCTGCTGTTAGGTTTCCGCTGCCTACCTGATCGCCCCACGTGCCATTGAAGTTATTGCGTAGCATGTGCATGTGCACGTAATCTTCCACTTTTTCACTTGGCAGAGATGGGTCGTAATCCTTCTGCCAATCGATAATGCTATCCTCCGTTAAGGTGACGATAATGTTGTAAGGGCCATTGTTCAGGTCGTTCACCGCCTTGATATCAATGCTCGTGGTAACCGTTCGCGAACCTTGGTTGTAAGTGTTCTGCATGGTCAATGAGGCATCTGCCGGAACGGCAAGAAGATTGGCCACCTGTGCGGCCCAAGCTGTGTACGATTGCGGGAACGATCCGCCCACATTTCTTCGATTTATCAATCCGTTGGGCAAGCCTTGGGCGCTATTGCCGAACTCTGTGTTCCAAGCGTTTCCAGAGGGTGTTCGGTAGTCGTTTGCAAAGCTGCCATCCGGGTTGTTCTCTGGCTGCGCGAAAAAGCCTACATGCACGGCCATTGGCACTACGCGGTCGCCCCACGTGCATTGCAGGTCGTGCAAAACAGAAGCAGCTCTCGGACAGTTACCGCAGGTGTGACCCGTGTAATCTTCCACCAGTACTTTCCGCACGTTCTCGTATCGGCAATGGCAATCATCAACAATGGCATTGGGGTCGTAATTGGTAGCGGTGGAATCGGTACAGCCTCTGAAGAGATTCGGATCGTATTGGCACGAACCGTCATCATGCGTAGCATCTTGATCGTAATTCTCCGCTATCGGGTCGGTGCAACCGTAATGAGGCGGATCCAATACATCGCATGCCGAAAAACCAATGGCGAACAAGGCCATAAGGAAGAATGCAAGATCGGATCGTTTATGCAGCATGCTCAAAAACTTGTGGTGATTGAAAGTGTGACCCCGTTCGATGCAGGAACGTTTCTGCATATACCTCCAACGCAGAAGATACCCGCACGTTGTCTTCCGTAGCCAAGCGTTACGCGCGTGGCGTTGTGAATGTAACCCACCGTGATGGAAGGATAGTGGAGGCGTTTTTCCTCATGCGGATTCCCGTAATTCCATTGGTCGGTAACGGCCACGAACATGTGGGGCGACCAGTTGTATTCCAGCAATGCCATGGCCCAATCTCCTTGGTCCGGATGATCTTTTTTCACCCAAAGTCCCTGCATTTCCAACCTCAGCGAATGTCTGGCAGCGACTTTATAGGTGACGTCCAAAATGCCAATGTTGGCGTGGATGGTCCCATAACCGACCAGTCCTTGCACCACGTCTTTGTTGTAGGTGATGTTGAGGTATTTGGCCACCATTTTGAATTTGCTGCTGAACTTCTTGTTTATCTCAAAATTGATGTCTCGGAAATACAGATCGCCCAGTTGGAAATACTTATTGGTGTACCCGCTTTCTGCGGCATTGATGGTGTTCACCAGTCCGTGCACCTCCGAATAGTTGAGCAACAGATTGATACCGTATTTTCCTCCCAGTTTCGATTTCTTCGGGACCTTATAGCTCACCTCGCCCTGAAACGCCCATTCGCCATTGGGTTGGGTAGCATACGGATAGAGGCTGGCCGCCAACTGATAAGTATGCTGCTTGGTAAGGGCTGGCAGATAATTGATGTTCAGGTTGAAACCAGAGGCGGTCCTGTCTGAGCGGAAA
Proteins encoded:
- a CDS encoding Omp28 family outer membrane lipoprotein encodes the protein MQKRSCIERGHTFNHHKFLSMLHKRSDLAFFLMALFAIGFSACDVLDPPHYGCTDPIAENYDQDATHDDGSCQYDPNLFRGCTDSTATNYDPNAIVDDCHCRYENVRKVLVEDYTGHTCGNCPRAASVLHDLQCTWGDRVVPMAVHVGFFAQPENNPDGSFANDYRTPSGNAWNTEFGNSAQGLPNGLINRRNVGGSFPQSYTAWAAQVANLLAVPADASLTMQNTYNQGSRTVTTSIDIKAVNDLNNGPYNIIVTLTEDSIIDWQKDYDPSLPSEKVEDYVHMHMLRNNFNGTWGDQVGSGNLTAGTVENVSYSLQIDTEWVDKHCNVVAFIYRTDTKEVIQAEYRPVIEE